The Sediminispirochaeta bajacaliforniensis DSM 16054 genome contains a region encoding:
- a CDS encoding methyltransferase: MDGCNEIPFLMRLTPPTEIKGFDCLLEGYQNYQTLVAALDTGICDYLDKRGQSDKEEIAKGTGINGMFIRPFLATLVDIGILTVEDEIYANTKAATEFLVSSSPFFQGDQLRTTGKGQWNKLSKAIRRKEPEMNGFSSGPSGAFINALAQRSLQGELQTIVRTIIQWDGFHNAKKVLDLGGGHGLHTIALCQENLSLHGLVFDKPHIIETTQRYISQYKMDNRITAEGGDICIDTFGSGYDIVLISHLLYKFRKNLEPIFNKVYDALKPGGLLVTNHWFCAPGCKPGSHGVGELAKALQSFGHPLCHVEEFNALFEEKGFRVIASSDVPTPYGNSRLHLAVKDQDLPCKRTAEERACCCRS; encoded by the coding sequence ATGGATGGATGTAACGAAATTCCTTTCTTAATGAGGCTTACCCCACCGACGGAAATCAAGGGTTTCGACTGCCTGCTGGAAGGATATCAAAACTACCAGACACTCGTAGCCGCCCTTGATACTGGTATATGCGACTACCTCGACAAAAGGGGGCAAAGCGATAAAGAAGAGATTGCAAAGGGAACCGGTATCAACGGGATGTTTATCAGGCCGTTTCTCGCTACCCTTGTTGATATAGGAATCCTTACCGTTGAAGATGAGATATACGCTAATACCAAGGCTGCAACGGAGTTTCTCGTAAGCAGCAGCCCCTTTTTTCAAGGCGATCAACTGAGAACTACAGGTAAGGGCCAGTGGAACAAGCTCTCCAAAGCTATCAGGCGCAAAGAACCGGAGATGAACGGTTTCTCCTCCGGCCCAAGTGGTGCTTTTATCAACGCACTTGCGCAACGCAGTCTTCAGGGAGAACTCCAGACTATTGTTCGAACAATTATACAATGGGACGGTTTTCACAATGCAAAGAAGGTTCTGGACCTTGGGGGCGGTCATGGATTGCATACCATAGCGCTTTGCCAGGAAAACCTGTCTTTGCATGGCCTTGTTTTCGACAAACCGCATATCATTGAAACGACACAACGATACATCAGTCAATACAAAATGGATAACCGCATAACGGCAGAAGGTGGCGACATCTGTATCGATACCTTTGGTTCCGGCTATGATATTGTTCTCATCTCTCATCTTCTCTATAAATTTCGCAAAAATCTCGAACCGATTTTCAATAAGGTGTATGACGCACTCAAACCCGGAGGACTATTAGTTACCAACCACTGGTTCTGCGCCCCAGGATGCAAGCCGGGAAGCCATGGAGTCGGAGAACTGGCAAAGGCACTTCAAAGCTTCGGACATCCCCTTTGTCATGTCGAAGAATTCAATGCCTTGTTCGAGGAAAAAGGATTTCGAGTCATTGCTTCATCTGATGTCCCGACCCCTTACGGGAATTCACGTCTTCATTTAGCGGTAAAGGACCAGGACCTTCCCTGCAAGAGGACGGCGGAAGAACGTGCGTGCTGTTGCCGATCATAG
- the mnmE gene encoding tRNA uridine-5-carboxymethylaminomethyl(34) synthesis GTPase MnmE has product MKDLSYDTDRPIAALATPWGRSAIAVVRTSGEGCLDLLARTFSRPAALSGAKSYSLIYGHVLDASGLPIEQVVLGVFHAPRGYTGEESVEIYTHGSPSGIQRLLSRLYEVGFSEAAPGEFTLRAFLNGKIDLTEAEAVAEIIDAKSSAAHAMAMDRLSGSLFRSIDALKKRIVEVLASVEVLLDYPEEELLDAPEPDFAPLSEVLHSIEALSATFQEGRLYREGAKVAIAGRTNAGKSSLFNLFLKEDRSIVSDIHGTTRDYIEAWTTIAGIPVCLYDTAGLRDAGHPVEVEGIRRSGKVVDAADLVLYLIDGTTGPSPDERSLLADQTSAEGECRYIFVMTRSDLGCQVWGDGVIAVSAVTGEGLDRLQKKMAKCLSAKAPLTSGEPVVDSIRQKRLLDRCSSALQTVLEGVGSRSWDELAMDLKDAVDALGEITGEVTSADILESIFSGFCLGK; this is encoded by the coding sequence ATGAAAGACCTTTCCTATGATACCGATCGCCCCATTGCTGCTCTTGCGACCCCCTGGGGACGAAGCGCCATTGCTGTTGTGCGAACCTCGGGGGAGGGCTGTCTCGATCTCCTGGCCCGAACCTTTTCCCGTCCGGCGGCTCTTTCCGGGGCGAAAAGCTACTCTCTTATCTATGGCCACGTACTTGATGCCTCGGGCCTTCCCATAGAACAGGTGGTCCTTGGGGTGTTCCATGCTCCGAGGGGGTATACGGGAGAGGAGAGTGTTGAAATCTATACCCATGGTTCACCTTCGGGAATACAGCGCCTTCTTTCCCGCCTCTACGAGGTTGGCTTCAGTGAAGCGGCTCCCGGGGAATTTACCCTTCGGGCCTTTTTGAACGGAAAGATTGATTTGACCGAGGCCGAGGCGGTGGCGGAGATTATCGACGCAAAGTCTTCCGCAGCCCATGCCATGGCCATGGACCGCTTATCCGGATCGCTTTTTCGATCGATCGATGCCCTGAAAAAGAGGATTGTCGAAGTGCTTGCATCGGTGGAGGTCCTCCTCGATTACCCTGAAGAAGAGCTCCTTGATGCTCCTGAACCCGATTTTGCCCCTCTATCAGAGGTACTTCACTCTATTGAGGCTTTGTCCGCTACCTTTCAGGAGGGGCGTCTCTACCGAGAAGGGGCAAAGGTTGCCATTGCCGGTAGAACGAACGCCGGCAAGAGTTCACTCTTTAATCTTTTTCTCAAGGAGGACCGCTCCATCGTATCTGACATCCACGGTACGACCAGGGACTATATTGAGGCATGGACCACTATAGCGGGGATCCCGGTCTGCCTCTACGATACCGCCGGCCTGCGCGATGCTGGTCATCCTGTTGAGGTCGAGGGAATAAGGAGAAGCGGAAAGGTAGTAGATGCCGCCGATCTTGTCCTTTATCTGATTGACGGAACGACAGGCCCTTCTCCTGATGAACGCTCCCTGCTTGCCGATCAGACAAGTGCTGAGGGAGAGTGTCGCTACATCTTTGTGATGACGAGAAGCGATCTTGGCTGCCAGGTCTGGGGCGATGGAGTAATCGCTGTCAGTGCCGTAACTGGAGAGGGCCTCGACCGCTTGCAGAAGAAAATGGCGAAATGCCTGAGCGCCAAGGCTCCCCTGACTTCAGGGGAGCCTGTGGTTGATTCGATTCGGCAGAAACGGCTCCTCGACCGCTGTTCCTCTGCCTTACAGACTGTATTGGAAGGGGTTGGCAGCCGATCCTGGGATGAACTTGCCATGGATCTCAAAGATGCCGTGGATGCCCTGGGCGAAATTACCGGTGAGGTGACCTCTGCCGATATTCTTGAATCAATCTTTTCCGGCTTTTGCCTCGGAAAATGA
- the mnmG gene encoding tRNA uridine-5-carboxymethylaminomethyl(34) synthesis enzyme MnmG has product MVRDYDAVVIGGGHAGIEAALALARLSHRTLLITQSLDAIGRLSCNPAVGGLSKGNIVREIDALGGEMGHLIDATMIQFRILNQRRGPAVQAPRAQADKFAYNLLAKETLEKQPCLDLYQDTVTDLIIEGDIPSGGARIAGVRTDRGQEISARSVVLTTGTFMEGKVFIGSWEAPSGRLGEPAAIGLGSALRAKGFHLGRMKTGTPARVSASSLDYDKMEEQKGDELMLPFSFSHDTIDRPERSCWITYTNEKTHSLISENLGTSPLYGGKIVGKGPRYCPSIEDKVVRFPDRQRHQIFVEPEGLHTEEMYLNGISSSLPEWVQEQFIHSVPGLERAVIMRPGYAVEYDYIDPRQLFPSLQTKAVAGLFIAGQTNGTSGYEEAACQGLLAGINASLLMRGEDLLVLSRAEAYAGVLIDDLVTLGTEEPYRMFTSRAEYRLNLRHDTADRRLLPLGHRIGLQNDDAMEALNKRLEGEAAIKELLASRRLRSSEAADLELSGQEGKKFLDLLKVPEVSIDMLVPLQPELEAFPDKWLRRAALDIRYEGYIRRQDEQVERFQRMEGLKIPADFNWNTIEGISNESREKLKQIRPLSVGQASRISGVRSSDIAVLMVMLRRRR; this is encoded by the coding sequence ATGGTTCGTGACTACGATGCTGTCGTCATCGGCGGGGGACACGCCGGCATAGAGGCCGCCCTTGCCCTTGCCCGTCTTTCCCACCGTACTCTGCTCATCACCCAGAGCCTCGATGCCATAGGCCGATTGAGCTGTAACCCCGCGGTAGGCGGGCTTTCCAAGGGCAACATTGTTCGTGAGATTGATGCCCTGGGCGGTGAGATGGGGCATCTTATCGATGCAACGATGATCCAATTCCGTATTCTCAACCAGCGCCGAGGCCCTGCTGTTCAGGCTCCCAGAGCCCAGGCGGATAAATTTGCCTACAACCTTCTTGCGAAAGAGACACTTGAAAAACAGCCCTGCCTCGATCTCTACCAGGATACGGTGACGGATTTGATCATCGAAGGGGATATTCCCTCAGGTGGGGCAAGGATCGCCGGGGTGAGGACCGATCGCGGACAAGAGATTTCCGCTCGCTCGGTGGTCTTGACCACCGGGACCTTTATGGAGGGAAAAGTCTTTATCGGCAGCTGGGAAGCTCCCTCCGGGCGCCTTGGAGAGCCTGCCGCCATCGGACTGGGCAGCGCTCTGCGGGCAAAGGGCTTTCACCTTGGACGGATGAAAACGGGAACTCCCGCCAGGGTCTCTGCCTCCTCCCTCGATTACGATAAAATGGAGGAACAGAAAGGGGATGAGCTGATGCTTCCTTTCAGCTTTTCCCATGATACGATAGATCGACCGGAACGTAGCTGCTGGATTACCTATACGAACGAGAAAACCCACTCGCTGATTTCTGAAAATTTGGGAACAAGCCCCCTTTATGGAGGAAAGATCGTCGGTAAAGGCCCTCGTTATTGCCCCTCCATCGAAGACAAGGTGGTTCGCTTCCCAGATCGCCAGCGGCATCAGATATTTGTAGAACCTGAAGGGCTTCATACCGAGGAGATGTACCTCAACGGGATCTCTTCGAGCCTCCCCGAATGGGTCCAGGAACAGTTTATCCATTCCGTTCCGGGATTAGAGCGTGCGGTTATTATGCGGCCCGGCTATGCCGTTGAGTATGATTATATCGATCCTCGCCAGCTTTTCCCCAGCCTCCAGACAAAGGCGGTGGCGGGCCTCTTTATTGCCGGTCAGACAAATGGCACCTCGGGCTACGAAGAGGCCGCCTGTCAGGGGCTCCTTGCCGGTATCAATGCCTCACTCTTGATGCGTGGAGAAGACCTTTTGGTACTTTCCCGGGCCGAGGCCTATGCCGGGGTTCTTATCGACGATCTCGTTACCCTTGGTACCGAGGAACCCTACAGGATGTTTACCAGTCGTGCCGAATATCGCCTCAATCTCCGCCATGATACCGCGGATCGTCGGCTTTTGCCGCTCGGCCATCGTATTGGATTACAGAACGATGACGCAATGGAGGCCCTTAATAAGCGGCTTGAAGGGGAAGCGGCGATAAAAGAGCTCCTTGCCTCAAGGCGTTTACGCTCTTCAGAAGCTGCGGATCTCGAACTTTCGGGGCAGGAGGGCAAGAAATTTCTTGATCTTTTGAAGGTTCCTGAGGTTTCTATCGATATGCTTGTGCCGCTGCAGCCCGAGTTGGAGGCGTTTCCCGACAAGTGGCTCCGTCGTGCCGCCCTTGATATTCGTTATGAAGGTTACATCAGGCGGCAGGACGAGCAGGTGGAGCGCTTTCAGCGTATGGAGGGGCTCAAGATCCCTGCGGATTTTAACTGGAATACCATCGAAGGTATCAGCAATGAGTCACGGGAAAAACTGAAACAGATACGGCCCCTTTCGGTGGGACAGGCCTCGCGGATCTCCGGTGTCCGTTCCTCGGATATAGCCGTTCTCATGGTGATGCTCAGGAGAAGGCGGTGA
- the rsmG gene encoding 16S rRNA (guanine(527)-N(7))-methyltransferase RsmG, which produces MRELIKQALDAVAWSFDASMAERCEVYLKELLFWNRKVGLVKMESVDELVFRHLYDSLAPLPLLEASGLLPEAGSGVVDIGSGGGFPGIPLALALPRYQYTLVERSGRKAGFLQNAVALLGVADRVRILQVDAETLGSRWQLATCRAFRPVNEALPILAGRLVPGGSAVIYAGTRKLLQNQLSELKKRPKGELRIVGIPDSDNLLKGERNLLVFNDRSPSSFA; this is translated from the coding sequence GTGAGGGAGCTTATCAAACAGGCGCTTGATGCCGTGGCATGGTCCTTCGATGCTTCAATGGCGGAAAGGTGTGAGGTCTATCTGAAGGAGCTGTTGTTCTGGAATCGCAAGGTAGGACTGGTGAAGATGGAATCGGTCGATGAGCTTGTCTTCCGTCATCTCTACGATTCACTGGCTCCTTTGCCCCTGCTCGAAGCCTCCGGCCTGCTGCCGGAGGCAGGAAGCGGTGTTGTGGATATCGGCAGCGGCGGAGGGTTTCCCGGCATTCCCCTTGCCCTTGCGCTGCCCCGGTATCAATACACCCTTGTGGAACGTTCGGGGCGTAAGGCCGGATTCCTGCAGAATGCAGTCGCCCTGCTCGGGGTTGCCGATCGGGTCCGCATTCTCCAGGTAGATGCCGAAACCCTCGGGTCCCGATGGCAGCTTGCAACGTGCAGAGCCTTCCGCCCCGTCAACGAGGCCCTTCCCATCCTTGCAGGCCGGCTGGTTCCGGGAGGATCTGCCGTTATCTATGCCGGAACCCGAAAGCTGCTTCAGAACCAGCTTTCGGAACTAAAAAAACGACCGAAAGGAGAACTTCGCATTGTCGGAATTCCCGATTCCGACAATCTGCTGAAAGGCGAGCGAAACCTTCTGGTATTTAACGATCGATCTCCTTCATCTTTCGCATAA
- a CDS encoding tetratricopeptide repeat protein: protein METNLFLLLPVAVVAIAIVILFVISAGKNKGNGDKKNKKFKGKDSNAIIREANKRLSQNPKDAEALLALAEAHFNDGRFDKALRTYNILIDLCATNKELDEFEINLRYAISAMKLQNFEEAYKSFLICKTMNPDVFEVNFNLGYLEFRKGNFEKAVALLQSARQKDPEHGSMLKYLGHSLFKITKYKDAAGALRKALEIEPEDKESLFVLGQVYHNLGQNDQALRIFSHLRPDPNLGPNAALYAGTIHVASGQFDKAVLDFEIGLRHNNIKKETALELKYRLAASYAKKQDMGRALKLLQEIQKTAPGYRDVPALLEKYAELNSNRNLQTYLIAPTSDFVTLCRKLTNTIFPGAKVQITDISVTGNDYADILAEISTRKWEDVVLFRYVRTNSQVGELILRDLYARIKELRAGRGFCLSAGEFTEGAKQFVEARLIDLVEKEGLMRKMKEIDR from the coding sequence ATGGAAACCAATCTGTTTCTGCTGCTCCCCGTTGCGGTCGTAGCAATAGCAATCGTTATACTTTTCGTCATAAGCGCAGGCAAAAATAAGGGGAACGGAGACAAAAAGAACAAAAAGTTCAAAGGCAAAGATTCTAATGCAATCATTAGGGAGGCAAACAAACGCCTCAGCCAGAATCCAAAAGATGCGGAAGCACTTCTCGCCCTTGCCGAGGCACACTTTAACGACGGAAGATTCGACAAGGCGCTTCGCACCTATAATATTCTGATCGATCTCTGTGCAACCAACAAGGAATTGGACGAATTCGAGATCAACCTTCGTTATGCCATCTCCGCAATGAAACTTCAAAATTTCGAAGAGGCATATAAAAGCTTTTTGATCTGTAAGACGATGAATCCGGACGTTTTCGAGGTAAACTTCAACCTCGGGTATCTCGAGTTTAGGAAAGGGAATTTCGAGAAGGCGGTTGCGCTGCTTCAATCTGCGCGGCAAAAAGATCCGGAACACGGTTCCATGCTCAAATATCTCGGTCATTCCCTTTTTAAAATTACAAAATACAAGGATGCTGCAGGCGCCTTACGCAAGGCACTGGAAATTGAACCGGAAGATAAGGAGAGCCTCTTTGTCCTTGGCCAGGTCTATCATAACCTTGGCCAAAACGATCAGGCCCTTCGAATCTTCAGCCATCTTCGTCCGGATCCGAATCTCGGTCCCAATGCGGCCCTCTACGCAGGAACCATTCATGTCGCTTCGGGGCAGTTCGATAAGGCTGTTCTCGATTTCGAAATTGGCCTACGCCATAATAATATAAAGAAAGAGACGGCCCTGGAGTTGAAATACCGACTTGCCGCCTCCTATGCGAAAAAGCAGGATATGGGAAGGGCCTTGAAACTCCTTCAGGAAATTCAGAAAACGGCACCGGGCTACCGTGATGTTCCTGCCCTGCTGGAAAAGTACGCGGAGCTTAATTCAAACCGAAATCTTCAAACCTATCTTATCGCTCCGACCAGTGATTTTGTTACCCTCTGCAGAAAATTAACGAACACCATCTTTCCCGGAGCAAAGGTCCAGATTACCGATATCTCGGTTACGGGAAATGACTATGCCGATATCCTTGCGGAAATAAGTACCAGGAAGTGGGAGGATGTGGTACTGTTTCGATATGTAAGAACAAACAGCCAGGTGGGAGAACTGATCCTCCGGGATCTCTATGCACGCATCAAGGAACTGAGAGCAGGTAGAGGATTCTGCCTCTCGGCGGGAGAATTTACCGAAGGCGCAAAGCAGTTTGTCGAAGCCCGTCTCATCGACCTTGTGGAAAAGGAGGGGCTTATGCGAAAGATGAAGGAGATCGATCGTTAA
- a CDS encoding Hsp70 family protein, translating into MADSRIGIKIADGSFYPIMKEGKRAKKRLVLTTVNDRQTNVQIDLYRGREEIESASYIGSLLIENIPAAAKGNPEIELVVGIDDDGNLTAEASEGQSGEKRTLSVRIDDNGTPSAYDIPDFDLSQEPSEGFEPDFSFDELDGDSDEDVPPSEDFFFEASDDYPTEEEAPRRSRIRPLLITLLVILSLAFIGLLIYCLMNYLPGEKALPLRASGSEVEQTTPVAESPPASVPVPQATVEQAPVPERETVRVEVEGVWYRIRWGDTLWDISSSFYSTPWLYGQIAEENNIKNPDIIFAEQKIFIPTK; encoded by the coding sequence GTGGCAGATTCCAGGATTGGAATAAAGATCGCTGACGGTTCGTTTTATCCCATCATGAAAGAGGGGAAACGAGCTAAAAAGCGTTTGGTTTTGACGACGGTAAATGATCGACAAACCAATGTCCAGATCGATCTGTATCGTGGCAGGGAAGAGATCGAGAGTGCCAGTTATATAGGCAGCCTGTTGATCGAAAATATTCCGGCCGCGGCAAAAGGGAATCCTGAAATCGAACTGGTCGTGGGAATCGACGATGATGGGAACCTTACGGCCGAGGCGAGTGAGGGGCAGTCCGGGGAAAAACGGACACTTTCGGTACGGATCGACGATAACGGGACTCCCTCGGCATACGACATTCCTGATTTCGATCTTTCACAGGAACCTTCCGAGGGATTTGAACCGGATTTTTCCTTTGACGAATTGGATGGTGATTCGGACGAGGATGTTCCTCCCTCCGAAGATTTTTTCTTCGAAGCATCCGATGATTATCCCACCGAAGAAGAAGCACCCCGGAGAAGCCGGATTCGCCCCCTGCTTATCACCCTGCTTGTGATCCTTTCCCTTGCCTTTATCGGGCTTCTCATCTATTGCCTGATGAACTACCTCCCGGGAGAAAAAGCCCTTCCTCTTCGGGCGTCGGGAAGCGAAGTGGAGCAGACAACCCCCGTTGCGGAATCTCCTCCCGCGTCTGTTCCCGTGCCGCAGGCGACGGTCGAGCAGGCGCCTGTTCCCGAGAGGGAAACGGTGAGGGTGGAGGTTGAAGGGGTCTGGTACAGAATCCGCTGGGGTGATACACTCTGGGATATATCCTCTTCCTTTTATAGTACCCCGTGGCTTTATGGACAAATTGCGGAAGAAAACAACATCAAAAATCCAGATATTATCTTTGCCGAGCAAAAAATATTTATTCCGACGAAATAG
- a CDS encoding flagellar assembly lytic transglycosylase, with amino-acid sequence MDKLRKKTTSKIQILSLPSKKYLFRRNSLLFLLFLFLFFILWTSALYPSRDIETASVRLSGEAKGDALFFVAMDQLRCGEQINAENFFIKASNLASPEFRREARYRLGLLYFDQAQKASAAGKNGEQARALLHKLVSLSAGEKIDPDLRLLTMINEARSSLGLWMDILASMGQTRPHDADPASCQSLSLTWALAQYETGQEASSLLQSFVSNDGELTGERLTAIINSGGPLHLSRDRAIQAIADLLLALNGDSRKEVLSTFLIAIRDAGATIAGTPLYLSAVRSCGYGSDAGLLFDHTLELLPFVEHVPERKAALLEAAGFLARRAGQYDDAFSLFDEAVDSATEVTSFDSLHMQRMVWYRFDSLVHADPQSAASAIPQLLGNMVDPRYFDDTLDSLLDELLRQREWPLIDTIARSFGRDLPAASASRYYYLAARGRQLALLPEDGMQEALFRRILDLPPSGTTARYYRILAASALERFPDEEGTDYAFFYPAAEARDEAVQGEPAFPCCMRVVRGLLDHGFSLEAEKELSRLESCGFLPSRGLIIDTVKGLSREGHHLEAIRRFDRFANERGISGNEELRILYPRPFRAYVHEVTEREGLEENLFYALVREESHFTPDIYSHVGAVGLSQLMPATARDVAGRMGLKIPSNEDLHDPRLNLSIGAWYLAHLAGRTDNISEALFAYNGGLTRLRRWRSSNSDLPDDLFAETIPFAETQYYGRKLLVSTTIYRYLYRADSPEGPLWPVDTFFPKR; translated from the coding sequence ATGGACAAATTGCGGAAGAAAACAACATCAAAAATCCAGATATTATCTTTGCCGAGCAAAAAATATTTATTCCGACGAAATAGTCTACTTTTTCTCCTTTTCCTTTTTCTTTTTTTTATACTGTGGACCTCCGCCCTTTATCCGTCGAGAGATATCGAAACGGCGTCTGTTCGGCTATCCGGCGAGGCGAAGGGAGACGCTCTTTTTTTTGTGGCGATGGACCAGCTGCGTTGTGGGGAACAGATCAATGCGGAAAATTTCTTCATAAAGGCTTCTAACCTCGCCTCTCCCGAATTCCGGCGGGAAGCACGGTATCGGCTTGGACTGCTGTATTTTGATCAAGCGCAAAAAGCCTCTGCGGCCGGGAAAAACGGCGAGCAGGCGCGTGCTCTTTTGCACAAGCTTGTGTCGCTTTCCGCCGGAGAGAAAATCGATCCCGATCTTCGGCTGCTCACAATGATCAATGAGGCCAGATCCTCACTGGGCCTTTGGATGGATATTCTTGCTTCCATGGGGCAGACTCGTCCCCATGATGCTGACCCTGCATCGTGCCAAAGCCTCTCTCTCACCTGGGCTCTGGCGCAATATGAGACGGGACAGGAGGCTTCCTCCCTGCTTCAGTCCTTCGTTTCGAATGACGGGGAGCTGACAGGGGAACGGTTGACCGCGATTATCAATAGCGGCGGCCCTCTTCACCTCTCTCGGGATAGGGCGATACAAGCGATTGCCGATCTTTTGCTGGCTTTGAACGGAGACAGCAGAAAAGAGGTTCTTTCGACATTTCTTATAGCGATTCGCGATGCCGGTGCAACGATCGCCGGAACTCCCCTGTATCTATCGGCTGTCAGAAGTTGTGGTTACGGTAGCGACGCGGGGCTCCTGTTCGATCATACGCTTGAGCTTCTTCCTTTTGTAGAGCATGTTCCGGAGCGTAAAGCCGCGCTCCTGGAGGCCGCCGGCTTTCTGGCAAGAAGAGCCGGACAATACGATGACGCGTTTTCTCTGTTCGACGAGGCGGTGGATAGTGCGACCGAGGTGACCTCCTTCGATTCCCTGCATATGCAGCGTATGGTGTGGTACCGCTTCGATTCTCTGGTTCACGCTGATCCTCAGAGTGCCGCATCCGCCATTCCTCAACTCCTCGGCAATATGGTTGATCCCCGTTATTTCGATGATACGCTTGATTCGCTTCTCGATGAACTGCTCCGGCAAAGAGAGTGGCCCCTGATCGATACGATTGCCCGTTCCTTTGGCAGGGATCTTCCCGCTGCTTCGGCTTCACGGTACTACTATCTGGCCGCCAGAGGTCGCCAGCTTGCTCTTTTGCCCGAGGACGGAATGCAAGAAGCGCTTTTTCGGCGTATCCTCGATCTGCCTCCTTCCGGGACAACGGCGCGCTATTATCGTATTCTTGCTGCTTCGGCTTTGGAGCGTTTTCCCGATGAAGAGGGGACGGATTACGCCTTTTTCTATCCGGCAGCCGAGGCTCGGGATGAGGCTGTACAGGGAGAACCCGCGTTCCCCTGTTGCATGCGAGTTGTGCGGGGACTGCTCGATCACGGTTTTTCTCTCGAAGCCGAAAAGGAACTGTCTCGCCTGGAGTCTTGCGGTTTTCTTCCTTCCCGGGGTCTCATCATCGACACGGTGAAGGGACTTTCCCGTGAGGGGCATCATCTTGAAGCAATCCGCCGTTTCGATCGTTTTGCAAATGAGCGAGGGATAAGCGGCAATGAAGAGCTTCGTATCCTTTATCCCCGTCCCTTTCGGGCCTATGTGCATGAGGTGACGGAACGAGAAGGCCTTGAGGAGAATCTCTTTTATGCCCTGGTTCGGGAAGAAAGCCATTTTACTCCCGATATCTACAGTCATGTAGGAGCCGTCGGTTTGAGCCAGTTGATGCCCGCTACAGCGAGGGATGTTGCCGGCAGAATGGGGCTGAAGATTCCCTCGAATGAGGATCTTCATGATCCCCGTCTGAATCTTTCCATTGGCGCTTGGTACCTTGCTCACCTTGCCGGGCGTACGGATAATATTTCCGAAGCGCTTTTTGCTTATAATGGGGGATTAACACGACTCAGACGCTGGCGTAGTTCGAATAGTGATCTTCCCGATGATCTGTTTGCCGAGACCATCCCCTTTGCCGAAACCCAGTATTACGGAAGAAAGCTCCTTGTCTCAACCACCATTTATCGCTATCTTTACCGGGCCGACTCTCCGGAGGGGCCTCTCTGGCCGGTCGATACCTTTTTCCCGAAACGCTGA
- a CDS encoding undecaprenyl-diphosphate phosphatase, whose translation MSIVQALFLGALQGVTEFLPVSSSGHLALMKYFMDLEDVPILFDVILHVATLFVVIWVFRARVGRLFLALGHLITGKRNEEDNQNLHLILIILAATLVTGVLGLFLEGLDVGRFPRAVAALLVVTGLILLGAKRFSGNVDYEGIKLRHGLFTGFAQGLGVLPGISRSGITISAALASGMNRESAGEFSFLISLPAIAGALLLELRDVGSLLATVPPSSLIAGFLSAFIVGMASLVLLLRLIRRGKLYYFSFYLIPAGILGFILL comes from the coding sequence ATGAGTATAGTACAGGCACTTTTTTTGGGTGCATTACAAGGGGTAACCGAATTCCTTCCTGTTTCAAGCTCAGGACATCTTGCTCTTATGAAATACTTCATGGACCTTGAAGATGTTCCGATACTGTTTGATGTTATTCTTCATGTTGCAACCCTCTTTGTTGTCATATGGGTTTTCCGTGCAAGGGTAGGAAGGCTGTTCCTTGCTCTCGGCCATCTGATCACAGGCAAACGGAATGAAGAAGATAATCAGAATTTGCATTTGATTCTTATCATCCTTGCAGCCACACTGGTAACCGGAGTCCTCGGCCTTTTCCTCGAAGGCCTGGATGTCGGCCGGTTTCCAAGGGCCGTGGCTGCCCTTCTTGTCGTTACCGGTCTCATATTGCTTGGCGCGAAACGCTTTTCCGGAAATGTCGATTATGAAGGGATCAAGCTTCGGCACGGGCTTTTTACCGGTTTTGCCCAGGGGCTTGGAGTTCTTCCCGGTATCAGCCGTTCGGGGATTACCATCTCGGCAGCCCTGGCCTCCGGCATGAATCGGGAAAGCGCCGGGGAGTTTTCCTTTCTTATCAGCTTGCCAGCTATTGCCGGGGCTTTGCTACTCGAACTTCGCGACGTCGGATCTCTGCTGGCGACGGTCCCCCCCTCATCGCTCATTGCCGGTTTCCTCTCGGCCTTTATCGTCGGCATGGCGAGTCTTGTTTTGCTTTTGCGATTGATTCGGCGGGGAAAGCTTTACTACTTTTCCTTCTATCTCATTCCCGCCGGTATACTGGGGTTCATTCTTCTATAG